In the Acropora muricata isolate sample 2 chromosome 1, ASM3666990v1, whole genome shotgun sequence genome, one interval contains:
- the LOC136914313 gene encoding cyclic nucleotide-gated channel alpha-3-like isoform X3: MPRRITHSQFSHGFNLTRRGKNTRSEKMFCPISLRRMPSRVFNRAKMEGTSQQSKDQEEIPLTAENHVTDALEDTPQIPHVVIESTGQSRFANSVLRVLSLQRFYKKTGRRSRDSWLERYTYQDERDCRRPLMRRSASNSPQVQSPSSEETGSSRDTPEAWLAHDTKEHCSCNVALVFDPSGKVYFFWLLTVVFAILYNYWIIIFRVAFFVREQKYIIPFMAADYSCDFIFLLDIIVQFRTGYFLDGKIVTNTKQLARRYIKSFGFFLDCASILPTDLLYLLVGPRPFLRFGRLLKAHRCFLFCDRVEIYSGRPKLFNLLKLIHYLFLIIHWVACLYFLLSYFEGFGEDKWVHPTLEGQWAEVGPQYLYSLFRSLVSMTTVGTGKKVPPTSTMSLVFCIFTYLCGVLIFATIVGNAADMIVDLRRHREKYHKKLDGMKEYIAANQLPMDLQRRVIQWFDFAWRYKKDMSEEELFQQLNDNFRAEIAIHVNMDTLKKVKMFEHCDPGFLRELVLKLKPMLCSPGDHVCRQDEIGREMYIVNNGELEVLDKSGAVLAKLSAGRHFGEISILDMKGIGNRRTASVRSVGFSDLFRLSKKDLEEVIEYYPEEKDKLAKIARQTYENQRRERLNQKIKVEERVDDSSLDKNDPRRWLTADKETLQRRLSLIEAKNDVKCIANKFRREHGHEINPREIVATLAQRVRMERSDKESRLIVKEFVAQKTRNKLPKGSTVSHDSFMATCDELPRDNCTKELFAPFLENCAIDQLRKSQRKFFSRPRSRTQDSSPYSSISSDIPLFTFTTNECGYNEQAESSHKERHAELHDGAFTIKLNNITVQNVKAPSFKKGILKQSNRQIMKWRTCNSAENLSCNESGVSDAEDPIPNHTNKEENHKIKFKDKLRAHFSKDKKKETRIILATPENSEIVEDSPKFQRAADSIIPTEHDPIKEINKELHCIGDPDKKCTCQVEGLQLEKPASSVALTTDASGKQTDVNV; this comes from the exons ATGCCACGTCGCATTACCCATTCTCAATTTTCACATGGTTTTAACCTAACTCGAAGGGGGAAAAACACGAGAAGCGAGAAAATGTTTTGTCCAATATCGCTTCGACGTATGCCATCAAGG GTGTTTAACAGAGCAAAAATGGAGGGGACTTCACAACAAAGCAAAGACCAGGAGGAAATTCCACTGACTGCCGAAAATCACGTGACGGATGCTCTGGAAGACACACCACAGATTCCTCACGTAGTGATAGAGTCCACGGGGCAATCACGATTTGCAAACTCGGTTTTAAGAGTATTATCACTCCAAAGGTTTTACAAGAAAACTGGACGGCGGTCGCGCGATTCTTGGCTTGAGCGTTATACGTACCAAGATGAAAGAGACTGCCGGCGGCCACTCATGCGCAGATCTGCGTCAAATTCGCCCCAAGTGCAGAGCCCGTCTTCAGAGGAGACGGGGAGTTCGCGCGACACTCCAGAGGCTTGGTTAGCTCATGACACCAAAGAGCACTGTAGCTGTAATGTGGCATTGGTGTTCGATCCTTCTGGTAAAGTTTACTTCTTCTGGTTGTTGACGGTAGTTTTTGCGATCCTTTACAACTATTGGATCATAATATTTCGCGTGGCCTTCTTTGTAAGAGAGCAGAAATATATCATTCCCTTCATGGCTGCTGATTACAGTTGCGATTTCATCTTCCTTCTTGATATCATAGTGCAATTTCGAACTGGTTATTTCCTTGATGGTAAAATAGTCACAAACACGAAACAGCTGGCCCGTCGCTACATCAAATCGTTCGGTTTCTTCTTGGATTGCGCCTCAATTCTCCCAACAGATCTCCTCTACCTGCTGGTGGGTCCCAGGCCTTTCTTGCGCTTTGGTCGTCTACTGAAAGCGCACCGTTGCTTCCTGTTTTGTGACAGAGTTGAGATATACAGCGGTCGTCCAAAGTTGTTCAATCTGTTGAAGCTCATTCATTATCTGTTCCTCATTATCCATTGGGTGGCTTGTCTTTACTTCCTTCTTTCATACTTTGAGGGATTTGGTGAGGACAAATGGGTGCATCCCACTCTGGAGGGTCAGTGGGCTGAG GTTGGCCCACAATACCTGTATAGTCTTTTCCGATCATTGGTTTCGATGACAACGGTAGGTACAGGGAAGAAGGTGCCACCCACTTCTACTATGAGCTTAGTGTTTTGCATCTTCACATATCTTTGCGGAGTCCTTATTTTTGCCACCATTGTGGGAAATGCAGCAGATATGATTGTGGATCTAAGAAGACACAGGGAAAAATATCACAAAAAG CTCGATGGGATGAAAGAATACATCGCCGCAAATCAGCTTCCAATGGATTTACAGCGTCGGGTGATACAATGGTTCGACTTTGCATGGAGATACAAGAAGGACATGAGCGAAGAAGAACTGTTTCAACAACTCAATGATAACTTTCGCGCTGAGATCGCCATTCACGTAAATATGGACACACTTAAAAAGGTCAAGATGTTTGAGCACTGTGATCCAGGATTTCTACGAGAGTTGGTTCTAAAACTGAAGCCCATGTTGTGTTCACCTG GAGATCATGTTTGTCGCCAAGATGAGATCGGAAGAGAGATGTACATCGTGAACAACGGAGAGTTGGAAGTGCTTGACAAAAGCGGGGCAGTCTTAGCAAAACTTTCAGCCGGTAGACACTTCGGCGAGATAAGCATTCTTGATATGAAAGGAATCGGCAATCGACGGACGGCATCGGTCCGTTCAGTTGGTTTCTCCGATCTTTTCCGTCTGTCTAAGAAGGATCTGGAGGAAGTCATTGAGTACTATCCCGAAGAAAAAGACAAGTTGGCGAAAATAGCGCGACAGACGTACGAGAATCAAAGAAGAGAGCGACTTAATCAGAAAATAAAAGTCGAAGAAAGAG TAGACGATTCCAGCTTGGACAAAAATGATCCTCGACGATGGCTGACGGCCGACAAAGAAACTCTTCAGAGGAGGTTATCAttaattgaagccaaaaatgaTGTCAAGTGTATTGCAAACAAGTTCAGAAGGGAACATGGCCATGAGATCAACCCACGTGAAATAGTTGCAACACTCGCACAGCGCGTGCGAATGGAACGCAGCGATAAGGAATCCCGGCTCATTGTAAAAGAGTTCGTGGCACAGAAAACGCGCAATAAATTGCCAAAGGGAAGCACGGTGTCGCATGACAGTTTTATGGCGACGTGCGATGAACTACCACGAGATAACTGCACAAAAGAACTATTTGCACCATTTTTGGAGAATTGCGCGATTGATCAGCTCCGAAAAAGCCAAAGGAAGTTCTTCAGCCGTCCTCGTTCGCGCACACAG GATTCCAGCCCATACTCATCAATAAGCAGTGACATTCCATTATTCACATTCACCACAAACGAGTGCGGGTACAACGAACAAGCAGAGTCATCTCACAAGGAGAGACATGCAGAGCTACATGATGGAGCGTTTACTATAAAGCTAAACAACATCACTGTGCAAAATGTTAAAGCTCCTTCCTTTAAGAAAGGAATCCTGAAACAAAGCAACAGACAAATCATGAAATGGAGAACGTGCAATTCTGCCGAGAACTTGTCTTGCAATGAAAGCGGAGTGAGTGATGCTGAAGATCCAATTCCCAATCATACAA ATAAAGAGGAAAATCACAAGATTAAGTTCAAGGACAAACTCAGAGCGCATTTttcaaaagacaaaaagaaagaaacaagaatAATCCTGGCCACACCAGAAAATAGCGAGATCGTGGAGGATTCACCCAAATTTCAGCGAGCAGCCGACAGCATCATTCCAACTGAGCACGATCCAATAAAAGAAATTAACAAAGAGCTGCATTGCATCGGCGATCCCGACAAAAAGTGCACTTGCCAGGTGGAGGGGTTACAGTTGGAGAAACCTGCTAGTTCCGTCGCGTTAACGACAGATGCCTCAGGAAAGCAAACAGACGTAAACGTGTGA